Proteins from a single region of Spirochaetota bacterium:
- a CDS encoding patatin-like phospholipase family protein, translating to MFNPLKIFKNTKVGLALGSGGAKGVAHIAVLDYCAKKEIPVSMIAGSSIGAVIGSLYAYGALSEFTSFLKSVKSNDLFAYFDPVFPKTGLVQGRRAMDLLAKFIPKSVDIEDLKLPIAIVATDFYSGKPVVFRKGNVLDAIRASISIPGIFVPVKYMDTVLIDGGVSNPLPVDVVKQMGAGITIAVNLHPTIKIKRAIAPAIAKPPAKSISENSSNDIIEHMDTEAIDTTTVVTQAKGWLTHVKKWLGIKIESDKKIHEDSMPNIFEIVAGTIDIMEYMNTTLMITYNKPDVLIEPDLVHIGTLDFTKVDFLLNEGYTACLRVEKEIKRKVLRWI from the coding sequence ATGTTTAATCCATTAAAGATATTTAAAAACACAAAAGTAGGTCTTGCACTTGGTAGCGGTGGAGCTAAAGGAGTAGCGCACATTGCCGTGCTTGATTATTGTGCAAAAAAAGAAATCCCAGTTTCCATGATTGCTGGTTCAAGCATTGGTGCTGTCATTGGTTCGTTGTATGCATATGGAGCATTATCTGAATTCACTTCGTTTTTAAAATCAGTAAAAAGCAATGATCTGTTTGCATACTTTGATCCTGTGTTCCCAAAAACTGGACTAGTACAGGGCCGGCGTGCAATGGATTTGCTTGCAAAATTTATTCCTAAAAGTGTTGATATTGAAGATTTAAAGCTGCCTATTGCCATTGTTGCTACTGACTTTTATAGTGGTAAACCTGTAGTTTTTAGAAAAGGGAATGTTCTTGATGCCATACGAGCAAGTATCTCAATACCGGGAATTTTTGTTCCGGTTAAATATATGGATACGGTGCTTATAGATGGTGGAGTCAGTAATCCATTACCTGTTGATGTGGTTAAGCAGATGGGTGCTGGCATTACCATAGCTGTTAATCTCCATCCAACAATTAAGATTAAGCGGGCGATAGCTCCTGCAATTGCCAAACCGCCTGCTAAGTCTATAAGTGAAAATTCATCAAATGATATTATTGAACACATGGATACAGAAGCCATTGATACAACAACAGTAGTTACTCAGGCAAAGGGCTGGTTGACGCACGTTAAAAAGTGGCTTGGCATAAAGATTGAAAGTGACAAAAAGATACATGAAGATAGTATGCCCAATATCTTTGAGATAGTAGCCGGAACAATTGACATTATGGAATATATGAACACAACGCTCATGATCACGTATAATAAACCTGATGTGCTGATTGAACCTGACCTTGTCCACATAGGGACACTGGATTTTACAAAAGTTGATTTTCTATTAAATGAAGGTTATACAGCTTGTTTAAGAGTTGAGAAGGAAATAAAACGTAAGGTGTTGCGGTGGATATGA
- a CDS encoding GNAT family N-acetyltransferase — protein sequence MATIEVKEIDITNKKMMKQFIMLPWTTKIYENDPAWVPPIIADQKKLFNPKTGYFYEIGEVAYFLAYKDGVPVGRITAHTNRMYEEKYNKETGFFGFYEAIDDLDVARASFAAAEEWLKKKGKTRVEGPQSFSIYDSVGFEVLGEDIMPVVGLFHFAPYYKNHAEACGYTKCIDWHCFLVKKIDDYKPYLKDVRENIMKTQDVKYIYYSPKELKKRAKEIHEIFNRAWDGNWGHLDLTQKQFDMLVDELKLVAVPELIVFAEKDGKTVGFIVSLPDMNPALKILNGHLYPWRLIKALRSIKKVKKIRTIIMGVLPEYRGQKIDDVFYLYTIENGIRLGYVESDCSLIVETNYKMIGALKPLKAEIYKTYRIYEKKI from the coding sequence ATGGCAACAATAGAGGTAAAAGAAATTGACATTACAAACAAAAAGATGATGAAGCAGTTTATCATGCTTCCGTGGACCACAAAGATTTATGAAAATGACCCGGCGTGGGTGCCACCCATCATTGCTGATCAAAAAAAGCTTTTTAATCCAAAGACTGGCTACTTTTACGAAATTGGTGAAGTTGCATATTTTTTAGCGTATAAGGATGGTGTGCCTGTTGGTAGAATCACCGCTCATACTAACAGAATGTATGAAGAAAAATACAACAAAGAAACAGGCTTTTTTGGATTTTATGAAGCTATTGATGATTTAGATGTTGCACGGGCTTCGTTTGCTGCTGCTGAAGAGTGGTTAAAGAAAAAAGGAAAAACGCGTGTTGAAGGGCCCCAGAGTTTTTCCATTTATGACTCGGTTGGCTTTGAAGTGCTGGGTGAGGATATCATGCCGGTGGTAGGGCTTTTCCACTTTGCACCGTATTACAAAAATCATGCAGAAGCGTGTGGCTATACCAAATGCATTGACTGGCATTGTTTTTTAGTGAAAAAAATTGATGATTATAAACCATATTTAAAAGACGTGCGCGAAAACATCATGAAGACGCAGGATGTAAAATATATATACTATAGCCCAAAAGAATTAAAAAAGCGTGCTAAAGAGATTCATGAGATATTTAATAGAGCATGGGATGGTAACTGGGGACATCTGGATTTAACGCAGAAACAGTTTGATATGCTTGTTGATGAATTGAAGTTAGTTGCTGTACCTGAACTTATTGTGTTTGCTGAAAAGGATGGTAAGACAGTTGGGTTTATTGTATCGCTTCCTGATATGAATCCGGCGCTCAAGATTTTAAATGGTCACCTTTATCCATGGCGTTTGATTAAAGCATTGCGCTCAATAAAGAAAGTTAAAAAGATACGTACAATTATCATGGGTGTACTGCCCGAGTACCGTGGTCAGAAAATAGATGATGTGTTTTATCTATACACAATAGAAAATGGTATACGCTTGGGATATGTTGAGTCTGACTGCTCATTAATTGTGGAAACTAACTATAAGATGATTGGAGCCTTAAAGCCTTTAAAAGCAGAGATTTATAAGACATATCGTATATATGAAAAGAAGATATGA
- a CDS encoding DUF6036 family nucleotidyltransferase, giving the protein MFKEIKRICNVLNEKEIPYMLVNGQAVLLYGEPCLTRDIDITLGVDIDRLDDILAIVKQLHLKILPDDIVSFVKETMVLPVLGTNNVRIDFIFSFTEYEHNAIKRAKKVISDDVAIWYASAEDVIIQKIFAGRERDIEDVKIIIAKQKIDDAYIKHWLKGLGK; this is encoded by the coding sequence TTGTTTAAAGAAATAAAAAGAATTTGTAACGTATTAAATGAAAAAGAAATCCCATACATGCTAGTTAATGGACAGGCTGTATTGCTGTATGGTGAGCCGTGCCTTACGCGCGATATTGATATAACGTTAGGTGTTGATATTGATAGATTAGATGATATTCTTGCTATTGTAAAACAATTACATTTGAAGATTTTACCTGATGATATTGTGAGCTTTGTGAAAGAAACTATGGTATTGCCTGTTTTAGGAACTAATAACGTACGAATTGATTTTATTTTTTCTTTTACTGAGTATGAACACAATGCAATAAAAAGGGCAAAAAAAGTTATATCTGATGACGTAGCAATATGGTATGCTTCAGCTGAAGACGTTATAATTCAAAAAATATTTGCGGGAAGAGAAAGGGATATTGAAGATGTAAAAATTATCATTGCAAAGCAAAAAATAGATGATGCATATATAAAGCATTGGTTAAAAGGGTTGGGCAAATAG
- a CDS encoding hemolysin III family protein: MKRNPISGQTRREEIANVITHGVGIALGIAGLSILVVFASMKGDPWKIVSFSVYGASIVILYSASTIYHSIKNITLKKIFQIVDHSSIFMLIAGTYTPFVLVNMRGPWGWTLFGLVWGLAIIGIIIKSSLGTGGDKLSTVVYLAMGWIIVIAFKKMISSIPLMGIMWLVIGGLCYSLGAIVFLLENKLPFNHPLWHLFVLAGTVTHFFGILFYVLPY, encoded by the coding sequence ATGAAACGTAATCCTATAAGTGGCCAGACAAGACGTGAAGAAATTGCAAATGTGATAACCCATGGGGTTGGGATTGCTTTAGGTATTGCGGGTCTTTCTATCCTGGTTGTTTTTGCTTCAATGAAAGGCGATCCCTGGAAGATTGTATCATTTTCTGTATATGGTGCTTCTATTGTCATTCTTTACAGCGCTTCAACTATCTATCATTCAATAAAGAATATAACATTGAAAAAGATATTTCAGATTGTTGACCATTCATCGATTTTTATGTTAATAGCGGGTACATATACGCCATTTGTGCTGGTTAACATGCGCGGTCCCTGGGGATGGACACTGTTTGGATTAGTATGGGGGCTTGCAATTATAGGGATTATTATAAAATCATCATTGGGTACAGGTGGGGATAAACTTTCTACTGTGGTGTACTTAGCAATGGGATGGATTATAGTTATTGCTTTTAAAAAGATGATTTCATCTATACCTTTGATGGGAATAATGTGGCTTGTCATTGGAGGATTGTGCTATTCATTAGGTGCGATAGTTTTTTTGTTAGAAAACAAATTGCCGTTTAACCATCCTCTATGGCATCTTTTTGTTCTGGCTGGTACAGTCACACATTTCTTTGGAATACTTTTCTATGTGCTGCCGTATTGA
- a CDS encoding isoprenylcysteine carboxylmethyltransferase family protein: protein MHTLGEFYSHIVRKIDGHKIIDTGPYKFIRHPAYTGMITAHIGITIFYFNFVTLAILIVLLIPSIILRIIIEEKTLKTIEGYEEFSKNRKRIYPFIW, encoded by the coding sequence ATACATACATTAGGAGAATTTTATTCACATATTGTCAGAAAAATAGATGGTCATAAAATCATAGATACTGGACCATATAAATTTATAAGGCATCCTGCTTACACTGGAATGATAACAGCTCATATTGGTATTACTATTTTTTATTTTAATTTTGTAACTTTAGCAATATTAATCGTATTATTAATTCCATCGATTATTCTTAGAATTATCATTGAAGAAAAAACATTGAAAACAATAGAAGGCTATGAAGAATTTTCTAAAAATCGAAAAAGAATTTATCCATTTATTTGGTAA
- a CDS encoding ATP-dependent Clp protease proteolytic subunit → MKECFIRFMAPVMPQTTDQLFRIIDNKISQKYEKLNLLISSPGGSVFHGISLYNFLKGAPIEVWTYNFGSVDSIGVVIFCSGRKRISVPHARFLIHGVRFNFSGNASFDEKQIEEHLKSLKIDQQNIARIIADTTQKPTHKVEEDMNNRTTLNPNEAKDYGLVHEIQSQLFPIDADLSVIVENVQQMPQGIPFGITIPPMQAFTRSQDLDIGTF, encoded by the coding sequence ATGAAAGAATGTTTTATCAGATTTATGGCACCTGTAATGCCTCAAACCACCGATCAATTATTTAGAATTATCGATAACAAGATTAGTCAAAAATATGAAAAGTTGAATTTACTAATTTCATCGCCTGGTGGGTCAGTTTTTCATGGTATTTCATTATACAACTTTTTAAAAGGTGCACCTATCGAAGTATGGACATATAATTTTGGAAGCGTTGATTCAATTGGCGTTGTTATATTTTGCTCGGGTAGAAAAAGGATTTCTGTTCCTCATGCACGATTTTTAATTCATGGCGTTAGATTTAATTTTTCAGGTAATGCAAGTTTTGATGAGAAACAGATTGAAGAACATTTAAAGAGCTTAAAGATTGACCAACAAAACATCGCAAGAATTATAGCAGATACAACACAAAAACCAACCCACAAAGTTGAAGAAGATATGAATAACAGAACTACTTTAAATCCTAACGAAGCAAAAGACTATGGATTAGTTCATGAAATTCAATCTCAACTCTTTCCTATTGATGCTGACCTCAGTGTAATTGTCGAGAATGTTCAGCAAATGCCTCAAGGCATTCCATTTGGTATAACAATACCGCCAATGCAGGCATTTACGAGGTCTCAAGATTTAGATATTGGTACTTTTTAA